Below is a window of Procambarus clarkii isolate CNS0578487 chromosome 43, FALCON_Pclarkii_2.0, whole genome shotgun sequence DNA.
TGTAAATGCACATGTTGGTAATTTGATGCTGGGTCTTGTTGGTCGTGTTGGTCTTGTTGGTCTTGTTGGTCGTGTTGGTCGTGTTGGTCTTGTTGCTCGTGTTGGTCTTATTGGTCTTGTTGGTCGTGTTGGTCGTGTTGGTCTTGTTGGTCGTGTTGGTCGTGTTAATCGTGTTGGTCTTGATGGTCGTGTTGGTCATGTTGGTCTTATTGGTCTTGTTGGTCTTGTTGGTCGTGTTGGTCTTGTTGCTCGTGTTGGTCTTATTGGTCTTGTTGGTCGTGTTGGTCGTGTTGGTCGTGTTGGTC
It encodes the following:
- the LOC138350072 gene encoding anaphase-promoting complex subunit cdh1-like yields the protein MTNTTIKTNTINTTNMTNKTNTTNKTNKTNTSNKTNTTNKTNKTNKTNKTNTTNKTNKTNTTIKTNTINTTNTTNTTNTTNKTNKTNTSNKTNTTNKTNKTNKTNMTNTTIKTNTINTTNTTNKTNTTNTTNKTNKTNTSNKTNTTNTTNKTNKTNTTNKTQHQITNMCIYRTRCTLFV